One segment of Brassica napus cultivar Da-Ae chromosome C3, Da-Ae, whole genome shotgun sequence DNA contains the following:
- the LOC106447634 gene encoding protein LIGHT-DEPENDENT SHORT HYPOCOTYLS 2, giving the protein MDLISKNHKNKYPNTTTTSRYENQKRRDWNTFCQYLRNHCPTLSLTSCSGAHVIEFLRYLDQFGKTKVHNQNCAFFGLPDPPEPCPCPLRQAWGSLDALIGRLRAAYEENGGAPEISPFGSSSVRIFLREVRDFQAKARGVSYEKKRKRVNNKQITQSCLQPPQHTAALAQGQPMMAKYHHSET; this is encoded by the coding sequence atgGATTTGATTTCTAAAAATCACAAGAACAAGTACCCTAATACCACTACCACTAGCCGCTACGAGAACCAGAAACGCCGTGATTGGAACACTTTCTGCCAATACCTCAGAAACCATTGTCCAACGCTCTCTCTAACGTCATGCAGCGGCGCACACGTCATAGAATTTCTGCGTTACCTTGACCAGTTTGGGAAAACCAAAGTCCACAACCAAAACTGCGCCTTCTTTGGCCTCCCAGATCCTCCGGAGCCTTGTCCTTGTCCTCTCCGACAAGCTTGGGGCTCACTTGACGCTCTTATCGGTCGTCTCCGTGCCGCCTACGAGGAGAATGGTGGAGCTCCCGAGATCAGCCCTTTTGGCTCAAGTTCAGTCAGGATTTTCCTAAGAGAGGTTAGAGATTTTCAGGCTAAAGCACGTGGCGTTAGCTacgagaagaagaggaaaagggtcAATAACAAGCAAATAACCCAATCGTGTTTGCAGCCGCCTCAACATACAGCCGCACTGGCGCAAGGTCAGCCTATGATGGCTAAGTATCACCACAGTGAAACTTAA
- the LOC106450344 gene encoding RNA-binding protein 42-like, with the protein MKNSILESRANSEYTCKCHITKAHQLFQRDAQTITPEALENVKAALASSETEHKAETKKRAIPRKAAGQSWEDPTLAEWPENDYRLFCGDLGNEVNDDVLSKAFARFPTFNMAKVIRDKRTGRTKGYGFVSFLDPADLAAALKEMNGKYVGNRPIKLRKSSRKERTDQEAAERQKHHNNKKKKTVKKKSVLHK; encoded by the exons ATGAAGAATTCG ATACTAGAGTCTAGAGCTAACAGCGAATACACGTGTAAGTGCCATATAACGAAG GCACATCAGTTGTTCCAGAGAGATGCACAAACTATCACACCAGAAGCGCTTGAGAATGTGAAAGCTGCTTTGGCAAGTAGCGAAACCGAACACAAAGCGGAGACTAAGAAGAGAGCTATTCCTCGTAAAGCTGCTGGACAGTCTTGGGAGGATCCTACTCTTGCAGAGTGGCCAGAAA ATGACTATCGCCTGTTTTGTGGTGATCTTGGGAATGAAGTAAATGATGATGTTCTTTCCAAGGCGTTTGCTCGATTCCCAACCTTCAATATGGCCAAA GTCATTAGAGACAAGCGAACTGGTAGAACCAAGGGTTATGGGTTTGTGAGTTTCTTAGATCCTGCGGATCTAGCTGCTGCCCTAAAAGAAATGAATG GTAAGTATGTTGGGAACCGTCCCATAAAACTAAGAAAGAGTAGCAGGAAAGAGAGAACAGACCAGGAGGCTGCAGAAAGACAAAAG CATCAcaacaataagaaaaaaaagacggtgaagaagaagagcgtACTCCACAAGTAA